Proteins encoded in a region of the Calypte anna isolate BGI_N300 chromosome 15, bCalAnn1_v1.p, whole genome shotgun sequence genome:
- the ISCU gene encoding iron-sulfur cluster assembly enzyme ISCU, mitochondrial — translation MAALRAAGAALLRPGRGELPARLGYHKKVVDHYENPRNVGSLDRNAKNVGTGLVGAPACGDVMKLQVEVDENGRIVDARFKTFGCGSAIASSSLATEWVKGKTVDEALKIKNTDIAKELCLPPVKLHCSMLAEDAIKAALADYKLKQDPNKEEASKQAKSA, via the exons ATGGCGGCGCTGAGGGCAGCGGGAGCGGCTCTGCTGCGGCCCGGGCGAGGGGAGCTGCCGGCCAGGCTGGGCTACCACAAGAAG GTCGTGGATCACTACGAGAACCCGCGCAACGTCGGCTCCTTGGATCGCAACGCCAAGAACGTGGGCACCGGGCTGGTGGGTGCCCCGGCCTGCGGAGACGTCATGAAGCTGCAG GTGGAAGTGGATGAAAACGGGAGGATCGTTGACGCCCGTTTCAAAACCTTCGGCTGCGGCTCGGCCATTGCCTCCAGCTCTCTGGCTACCGAGTGGGTCAAAGGGAAAACG GTTGATGAAGCACTGAAAATCAAGAACACAGATATTGCTAAAGagctctgccttcctccagTCAAACTGCACTGCTCAA TGCTGGCTGAAGATGCCATCAAGGCTGCCTTGGCTGACTACAAGCTGAAGCAGGATCCAAACAAAGAGGAGGCATCAAAGCAAGCAAAGAGTGCCTGA
- the SELPLG gene encoding LOW QUALITY PROTEIN: P-selectin glycoprotein ligand 1 (The sequence of the model RefSeq protein was modified relative to this genomic sequence to represent the inferred CDS: deleted 2 bases in 1 codon): MLMLSTLWVCRAVPEPGQHLEVLWVWGHPGRHGLSPPLLLSRRRREDGGQQPGVTTSLPISNAVSLDPDPLVGSGPAPAPSTNSSLVVTGTAHPWDETHSPDPDLQLSSAPAPTSEANPGRAPEVMTTADPWDETHSPDPDPMPPAPPSTRTRQHQALEVTTAAELQDETDSPDPLSSAPAAPSTRPKPQPPTTTTSRWITSPIKEGTAATGSSSATPQPSRPPPEPPRKPRNPELRPHRLLHPLGTGKAEGQRSDVPWDPRRVMGKCLLAMLLLALVAATFMGCTGVLGALLWQRSRRARHQLGPTEMVCISSLLPDSQVATNGPRPIPAPRHKTFLDGGTEADSDNLTLSSFLP, translated from the exons ATGCTGATGCTGAGCACCCTTTGGGTGTGCCGGGCCGTACCAGAACCGGGGCAGCACCTCGAGGTGCTGTGGGTCTGGGGGCACCCGGGCAGGCACGGGCTGAGcccccccctgctcctctcccgcaggaggagggaggatggtgggcagcagcctggggtcaccacctccctgcccaTCAGCAACGCTGTTTCCTTGGATCCTGACCCACTGGTGGGCTCTGGGCCAGCACCAGCCCCCAGCACCAACAGCAGCCTCGTGGTGACAGGCACAGCCCATCCCTGGGATGAAACCCACTCCCCAGATCCTGacctgcagctgagctctgcaccagcacccaccagcGAGGCCAACCCGGGCCGGGCCCCAGAGGTGATGACCACAGCTGATCCCTGGGATGAGACCCATTCCCCAGATCCCGACCCGATgccaccagcacctcccagcacccGGACCAGACAGCACCAGGCACTGGAGgtgacaacagcagcagaactgcaggaCGAGACCGATTCCCCGGATCCGCTGAGctctgcaccagcagctcccagcacccggcccaaaccccaaccccccaccaccaccacctccagaTGGATCACATCACCCATCAAGGAGGGGACAGCAGCCACGGGCAGCAGCTCAGCGACCCCCCAGCCCTCACGACCACCACCGGAGCCTCCAAGAAAACCGAGAAATCCAGAGCTTCGCCCTCACCGACTCCTCCATCCCCTTGGgacagggaaagcagagggacAGCGGAGC GACGTCCCCTGGGACCCCAGAAGGGTGATGGGCAAGtgcctgctggccatgctgctgctggcactggtgGCCGCCACCTTCATGGGGTGCAcgggggtgctgggggctctGCTGTGGCAGCGGTCACGGAGAGCTCGGCACCAGCTGGGCCCCACCGAGATGGTTTGcatctcctccctgctgcccgATAGCCAGGTGGCCACCAATGGCCCCAGACCCATCCCAGCCCCACGCCACAAAACCTTCCTGGATGGTGGCACCGAAGCTGACAGTGACAACCTGACTCTCAGCAGCTtcctgccctga
- the CORO1C gene encoding coronin-1C yields the protein MRRVVRQSKFRHVFGQAVKNDQCYDDIRVSRVTWDSSFCAVNPRFVAIIVDASGGGAFLVLPLHKTGRIDKSYPTVCGHTGPVLDIDWCPHNDQVIASGSEDCTVMVWQIPENGLTLSLTEPVVVLEGHSKRVGIVAWHPTARNVLLSAGCDNAIIIWNVGTGEALINLDDMHVDMIYNVSWNRNGSLICTASKDKKVRVIDPRKQEIVAEKEKTHEGARPMRAIFLADGNIFTTGFSRMSERQLALWNPKNMEEPIALHEMDTSNGVLLPFYDPDTNIIYLCGKGDSSIRYFEITDESPYVHYLNTFSSKEPQRGMGFMPKRGLDVNKCEIARFFKLHERKCEPIIMTVPRKSDLFQDDLYPDTAGPEAALEAEEWFEGKNADPLLISLKHGYIPGKNRDLKVVKKNILDNKPAANKKSDLINAPKKAADASNTQNEAKLDEILKELKCIKDTITNQDERISKLEQQMAKIAD from the exons ATGAGGCGAGTGGTACGACAGAGCAAATTCCGGCACGTGTTTGGCCAGGCGGTGAAAAACGATCAGTGTTACGACGACATCCGCGTCTCCCGCGTCACTTGGGATAGCTCCTTCTGTGCTGTAAACCCCAGATTTGTTGCAATAATTGTAGATGCTAGCGGTGGTGGAGCATTCCTGGTGCTGCCTTTGCACAAG ACAGGCAGAATTGACAAGTCCTACCCAACAGTGTGTGGCCACACTGGGCCAGTGCTGGACATAGACTGGTGTCCTCACAATGACCAGGTCATTGCCAGTGGCTCTGAGGACTGCACTGTCATG gTGTGGCAGATTCCAGAGAATGGGCTCACCCTGTCCCTGACAGAGCCAGTGGTGGTGCTGGAAGGCCATTCCAAGAGGGTTGGCATCGTGGCTTGGCACCCCACAGCACGCAACGTGCTGCTCAGTGCAG gttGTGATAATGCAATCATCATCTGGAATGTGGGAACAGGTGAAGCCCTCATAAACCTGGATGACATGCATGTGGATATGATTTACAATGTGAGCTGGAATCGCAATGGCAGCCTCATCTGCACAGCTTCCAAAGACAAAAAAGTTCGAGTTATTGACCCCAGGAAACAAGAAATTGTTGCT gagaaagagaaaacccaCGAGGGAGCCCGTCCCATGCGAGCCATTTTCCTGGCTGATGGAAACATCTTCACCACCGGCTTCAGCCGCATGAGCGAACGGCAGCTTGCCCTCTGGAATCCA aaaaacatgGAGGAGCCCATAGCTCTTCACGAGATGGACACCAGCAATGGGGTCCTGCTGCCCTTCTATGATCCAGATACCAACATTATTTACTTGTGTGGCAAG gGTGACAGCAGCATTCGCTACTTCGAGATCACGGATGAATCCCCCTATGTTCACTACCTCAACACCTTCAGCAGCAAAGAGCCACAGAGGGGAATGGGGTTCATGCCAAAGAGGGGCCTTGATGTCAACAAGTGTGAGATTGCCAG gTTCTTCAAGCTTCATGAGAGGAAGTGTGAGCCCATCATCATGACGGTTCCTCGGAAG TCTGACCTCTTCCAGGATGATCTGTACCCTGACACAGCTGGCCCAGAGGCAgctctggaagcagaggagTGGTTTGAGGGGAAGAATGCTGATCCTCTTCTCATCTCCTTGAAGCACGGGTACATTCCAGGCAAGAACAGGGATCTCAAGGTGGTCAAGAAGAACATACTGGACAACAAGCCTGCTGCAAATAAGAAAAGTGATCTCATAAATGCTCCAAAGAAAGCAGCTGATGCCTCAAACACT caaaaCGAAGCCAAATTGGATGAAATTTTGAAAGAGCTGAAATGTATAAAAGACACGATCACCAACCAGGACGAGCGCATTTCCAAGCTGGAGCAGCAGATGGCAAAGATCGCGGACTGA
- the TMEM119 gene encoding transmembrane protein 119 yields MGWWRLVPVLVAVLVLAVPAGSAAPRHSVVLPEDGSSGDGEEVSAVPPLPRVTPGSGPTAGDAVGTTVTNSSAAGGVLDGLVDFFKEYMLLVVVVGSLAFVLLFIICAAVIVRQKHKASAYYPSSFPKKKYVDQRDKAGGPRAFNEVPEKNPEPGAEEQQHLDCNRQLQADILTAAQNLKPPPKTNPAPPEEDEEEGSKKSGEKQPAEPPPPNPGAEEAVGTTGAGAGNFRTSQRFIPGGRRHRDCQSCPVSDKPQW; encoded by the exons ATGGGGTGGTGGCGGCTGGTGCCGGTTCTGGTGGCGGTTCTGGTGCTGGCGGTCCCGGCTGGTTCAGCAGCCCCTCGGCACTCCGTGGTGCTGCCCGAGGACGGGAGCAGCGGGGACGGGGAGGAGGTGTCGGCCGTGCCCCCCCTGCCCCGTGTGACACCGGGGAGCGGCCCGACGGCGGGGGATGCGGTGGGGACCACGGTGACCAACAGCTCGGCAGCGGGGGGGGTGCTGGACGGGCTGGTGGATTTCTTCAAGGAGTAcatgctgctggtggtggtggtgggctCCTTGGCCTTCGTCCTCCTCTTCATCATCTGCGCCGCCGTCATCGTCCGTCAGAAGCACAAAGCCTCCGCCTATtacccctcctccttccccaagAAGAAGTACGTGGACCAACGGGATAAAGCGGGGGGGCCCCGGGCTTTCAACGAGGTTCCCGAAAAAAACCCCGAGCCCGGAGccgaggagcagcagcacctggacTGCAACCggcagctgcaggcagacaTCCTGACTGCTGCCCAGAACctcaaacccccccccaaaaccaaccccgCTCCCCCCGAGGAGGACGAAGAGGAAGGGAGCAAAAAATCAGGGGAGAAGCAACCGGCTGAGCCCCCTCCCCCAAATCCCGGTGCTGAGGAAGCAGTGGGGACGACAGGAGCAGGGG caggaAATTTCAGGACTTCCCAGAGGTTCATTCCTGGTGGCAGGAGACACAGGGactgccagagctgccctgtGAGTGACAAACCACAGTGGTGA